Proteins encoded together in one Oxalobacteraceae sp. CFBP 8761 window:
- the ilvC gene encoding ketol-acid reductoisomerase, which produces MNVFYDKDCDLSLIKGKNVAIIGYGSQGHAHAQNLSESGVNVTVGLRRGGASWGKVEQAGLKVAEVDEAVKNADVIMILLPDENIAEVYKQNIEPNAKQGAVLAFAHGFNVHYGQVVPRADLDVIMVAPKAPGHTVRGTYTQGGGVPHLIAVYQDKSGAARDIAMSYAMANGGGRAGIIETNFREETETDLFGEQAVLCGGAVELIKAGFETLTEAGYAPEMAYFECLHELKLIVDLIYEGGIANMNYSISNNAEYGEYVTGPRVVTEDTKNAMRQCLKDIQTGEYAKSFILENKAGAPTLISRRRLTAEHPIEEVGAKLRAMMPWIAKNKLVDQSKN; this is translated from the coding sequence ATGAACGTTTTCTACGACAAGGACTGCGACCTCTCCCTCATCAAGGGCAAGAACGTTGCCATCATCGGTTACGGCTCGCAAGGCCACGCGCACGCACAGAACCTGAGCGAATCGGGCGTCAATGTCACCGTCGGCCTGCGCCGCGGCGGCGCTTCGTGGGGCAAGGTCGAGCAAGCCGGCCTGAAAGTGGCGGAAGTCGATGAAGCAGTGAAGAACGCCGACGTCATCATGATCCTGCTGCCGGACGAAAACATCGCCGAAGTCTACAAGCAGAACATCGAGCCAAACGCCAAGCAGGGCGCCGTGCTGGCCTTCGCCCACGGCTTCAACGTGCACTATGGCCAGGTCGTCCCACGTGCCGACCTCGACGTGATCATGGTCGCGCCGAAAGCGCCGGGCCACACGGTGCGCGGCACCTACACGCAAGGTGGGGGCGTGCCGCACCTGATCGCCGTGTACCAGGACAAATCGGGCGCCGCCCGTGATATCGCCATGTCGTACGCGATGGCCAACGGCGGCGGCCGCGCCGGCATCATCGAGACCAACTTCCGCGAAGAAACCGAGACCGACCTGTTCGGCGAGCAGGCCGTGCTGTGCGGTGGCGCGGTCGAACTGATCAAGGCGGGCTTCGAGACGCTGACCGAAGCCGGCTATGCGCCGGAGATGGCGTACTTCGAGTGCCTGCACGAACTCAAGCTGATCGTTGACCTGATCTATGAAGGCGGCATCGCCAACATGAACTACTCGATCTCGAACAACGCGGAATACGGCGAATACGTCACCGGCCCGCGCGTCGTGACCGAAGACACCAAGAACGCGATGCGCCAGTGCCTGAAGGACATCCAGACCGGCGAATACGCCAAGAGCTTCATCCTGGAAAACAAGGCCGGCGCACCGACGCTGATCTCGCGCCGTCGCCTGACGGCCGAGCATCCGATCGAAGAAGTCGGCGCGAAGCTGCGCGCGATGATGCCGTGGATTGCGAAGAACAAGCTGGTGGATCAGTCGAAGAACTAA
- a CDS encoding SIMPL domain-containing protein, producing MAFTKSLVAAALVLAFSAAQAQTAPSTATTGTMVIVPAFGEVKHANDEATITFAVEEHDKDKNAAADRVNRKMKEGTEIVRRADPKAELKTQGYYTYPVYPEVQPQPVGRVVAPVKPVPIAWRVGQYLEVKTTNLAALPKTAAAAQKVLQINNINFGLTPATEKRLDDQRIAATYQNLNERIVSIAKAMGRQPGDAVLDTVDFEGSGNYAGDAQGAPAMMMRSSAKREMDDGVAEPSFEPGETTLQMRLVGKVKFK from the coding sequence ATGGCATTCACCAAATCCCTCGTCGCCGCCGCCCTCGTGCTGGCCTTCAGCGCTGCCCAGGCGCAGACCGCGCCGTCGACTGCGACCACCGGCACCATGGTCATCGTTCCCGCCTTCGGCGAAGTCAAGCACGCCAATGACGAAGCGACGATCACGTTCGCCGTCGAAGAACACGACAAGGACAAGAACGCCGCCGCCGACCGCGTCAACCGCAAGATGAAAGAGGGCACCGAGATCGTGCGCCGCGCCGATCCGAAAGCCGAACTGAAAACCCAGGGCTACTACACGTACCCGGTGTACCCGGAAGTACAGCCACAGCCGGTCGGGCGCGTGGTTGCGCCGGTCAAGCCGGTGCCGATCGCCTGGCGCGTCGGCCAGTACCTGGAAGTCAAGACCACGAACCTGGCCGCACTGCCGAAAACGGCCGCTGCCGCGCAGAAGGTCTTGCAGATCAATAACATCAACTTCGGCCTGACCCCGGCGACCGAAAAGCGCCTCGATGACCAGCGCATCGCCGCCACGTACCAGAACCTGAACGAGCGCATCGTCTCGATCGCCAAGGCAATGGGCCGCCAGCCGGGCGACGCCGTGCTCGATACGGTCGACTTCGAAGGCTCGGGCAATTATGCGGGCGACGCGCAAGGTGCGCCGGCCATGATGATGCGCTCGAGCGCCAAGCGCGAGATGGATGACGGCGTGGCCGAACCGAGCTTCGAGCCAGGCGAAACCACGCTGCAGATGCGCCTGGTGGGCAAGGTCAAGTTCAAGTAA
- a CDS encoding IS1595 family transposase — MKAPRFKNWFARLSALNQPQRRQVLDALHPAAGLDQVVALIAQARAPARCCPSCGNERCNRHGYANDLQRFRCCACGRTFNDLSGTPLARLRHKAKWLAYSQVLLDSLSVRKGADRIGVHRNTAFRWRHRFLDWVKLDRPLSLNGIVEADETFLLESQKGSRTLDRPPRRRGGRAPKRGISRHLDCILVARDRNGRTIDAVTGRGALTAAQLESDLLPRLDPQALLVSDSHAAYRAFARKHRIAHETVNLRAGVRVRHSGSRAIHVQNVNAYHGRFKAWLLGFRGVASRYLPNYLGWRWALDGGRVSSAEQLFCIAIGVINRRR; from the coding sequence ATGAAAGCGCCCCGTTTCAAGAACTGGTTTGCCAGGTTGTCAGCGCTGAATCAGCCACAGCGCCGCCAAGTGCTCGATGCCCTGCATCCCGCAGCCGGCCTCGACCAGGTGGTCGCGCTGATCGCGCAGGCCAGAGCGCCAGCGCGCTGCTGCCCCAGCTGTGGCAACGAACGCTGCAATCGACACGGATACGCCAACGACCTGCAGCGCTTTCGCTGCTGCGCCTGTGGCCGTACTTTCAACGACCTGAGCGGCACGCCGCTGGCGCGACTCAGGCACAAGGCCAAATGGCTCGCGTATTCGCAGGTGTTGCTCGATTCTCTGTCCGTACGCAAGGGCGCAGACCGGATCGGCGTGCACCGCAACACGGCATTCCGGTGGCGCCACCGCTTTCTCGATTGGGTCAAGCTCGACCGGCCTCTATCGCTCAATGGCATCGTGGAGGCCGATGAGACATTCCTGCTCGAATCGCAAAAAGGATCACGCACCCTTGACCGGCCGCCACGCCGAAGGGGCGGCCGCGCCCCCAAACGTGGCATTTCCCGCCACCTCGATTGCATCCTGGTGGCGCGCGACCGGAATGGCCGCACCATCGATGCCGTCACTGGCCGTGGCGCACTGACGGCCGCGCAACTCGAAAGCGATTTGCTGCCCAGACTTGATCCGCAGGCACTCTTGGTCAGCGACAGCCACGCCGCCTACCGGGCCTTTGCACGCAAGCACAGGATTGCGCACGAGACAGTCAATTTGCGCGCTGGCGTGCGCGTCAGGCATTCGGGTAGCCGCGCCATCCACGTACAGAACGTGAACGCGTACCACGGACGCTTCAAGGCCTGGCTACTGGGCTTTCGCGGGGTGGCATCGCGCTATTTGCCCAACTACCTGGGGTGGCGCTGGGCACTGGATGGCGGGAGGGTCAGTTCAGCAGAACAATTGTTTTGCATCGCAATCGGCGTCATCAACAGACGACGCTGA
- the pssA gene encoding CDP-diacylglycerol--serine O-phosphatidyltransferase encodes MPTFPRRRKPGTPPKGPRFSRLKKRFAPRTQARAAGERSRGIYLLPNAFTTAALFCGFYAIVMAMNQRFDQACWAVFIAMILDGLDGRIARLTNTQSEFGAQYDSLADMVSFGAAPALVMYEWSLNGLGKVGWVAAFIYCACAALRLARFNTNIEVVDKRFFQGLPSPAAAALVIGFIMMMIDPDISVIPRKVEWVSWGITVFAGLTMVSNVPFYSFKDINFRKSVPFIAVFLIALVLALLAIDPPKVLWPIFVIYGLSGYAVYVWQRAKGKRVSIIPLDDADDDLHR; translated from the coding sequence ATGCCAACTTTTCCACGAAGAAGAAAGCCAGGGACCCCGCCCAAAGGTCCACGATTCTCCCGCCTGAAAAAGCGTTTCGCGCCCCGTACGCAAGCACGCGCGGCCGGTGAGCGCAGCCGCGGCATCTACCTGCTGCCCAATGCCTTTACCACCGCCGCGCTGTTCTGTGGCTTCTACGCCATCGTCATGGCGATGAACCAGCGTTTCGACCAGGCTTGCTGGGCCGTGTTCATCGCAATGATCCTCGATGGCCTGGACGGGCGCATCGCGCGCCTGACCAATACCCAATCCGAATTCGGCGCGCAGTACGACAGCCTGGCCGACATGGTATCGTTCGGCGCTGCGCCGGCGCTGGTGATGTACGAATGGTCGCTCAACGGCCTTGGCAAGGTCGGCTGGGTCGCCGCCTTCATCTATTGCGCCTGCGCCGCCTTGCGCCTGGCACGCTTCAATACCAATATCGAAGTGGTCGACAAGCGCTTCTTCCAGGGCCTGCCCAGCCCGGCGGCGGCGGCGCTCGTGATCGGCTTCATCATGATGATGATCGATCCCGATATCAGCGTCATCCCGCGCAAGGTCGAGTGGGTGTCGTGGGGCATCACGGTCTTCGCCGGCCTGACGATGGTGTCGAACGTGCCGTTCTACAGCTTCAAGGACATCAACTTCCGCAAGTCGGTGCCGTTCATCGCCGTGTTCCTGATTGCACTGGTGCTGGCGCTGCTGGCGATCGATCCGCCCAAGGTGCTGTGGCCGATCTTCGTGATCTACGGCCTGTCGGGTTACGCCGTGTATGTGTGGCAGCGTGCAAAGGGCAAGCGGGTCAGCATCATCCCGCTCGACGACGCCGACGACGACCTCCACCGCTGA
- a CDS encoding alpha/beta hydrolase has translation MRAPYFAACAATVLLLSGLLAACSPLSLVNAVSPSGATRTVASAAYGTNPRHVLDIYRPENWTGPAPVIVFYYGGNWVNGERGDYAFVGRALAARGFVVVIPDYRLYPQVRYPDFLTDSAEALAWTSRRIKAYGGDPKRIYAMGHSAGAYNAAMLALDPRWLRAQGTAPSILRGWIGMAGPYNFLPVENETTRPVFLYPDTPRDSQPINHVTVNAPPALLIAARNDSTVDPERNTGALADRLRATGVPVREVSFTGVNHVTLLATLSSSLRRLAPSLDAIEDFVHSDGGRKLPPAR, from the coding sequence ATGAGAGCTCCTTACTTTGCGGCCTGCGCCGCCACCGTCCTGCTGCTGTCAGGACTCCTTGCGGCCTGCTCGCCGCTGTCGCTGGTCAATGCGGTCTCGCCAAGCGGCGCCACGCGCACGGTGGCCTCGGCCGCCTACGGCACCAATCCGCGCCACGTACTCGACATCTACCGCCCTGAAAACTGGACCGGCCCGGCGCCCGTCATCGTGTTCTACTACGGTGGCAACTGGGTCAATGGCGAGCGGGGCGACTATGCCTTCGTCGGCCGCGCGCTGGCGGCGCGTGGTTTCGTCGTAGTCATTCCCGACTACCGCCTGTACCCGCAGGTACGCTATCCGGACTTCCTGACCGACAGCGCCGAAGCGCTGGCCTGGACATCGCGCCGCATCAAGGCCTATGGCGGCGATCCGAAGCGCATCTATGCGATGGGCCACAGTGCCGGCGCCTACAACGCGGCGATGCTGGCGCTCGACCCGCGCTGGTTGCGGGCGCAGGGCACGGCTCCGAGCATCCTGCGTGGCTGGATCGGCATGGCCGGCCCGTACAACTTCCTGCCCGTCGAAAATGAAACGACGCGCCCGGTCTTCCTGTACCCGGATACGCCGCGCGATTCGCAGCCGATCAACCACGTGACGGTCAATGCGCCGCCTGCGCTGTTGATCGCGGCGCGCAACGATTCGACAGTCGACCCGGAGCGCAACACGGGCGCGCTCGCCGACCGGCTGCGTGCGACGGGTGTGCCGGTGCGCGAAGTGAGCTTTACTGGCGTGAACCACGTCACGCTGCTCGCAACGCTATCGAGCTCGCTGCGCCGCCTGGCGCCGTCGCTCGACGCGATCGAAGACTTCGTGCACAGCGACGGCGGGCGCAAGCTGCCGCCCGCGCGCTAG
- the bamE gene encoding outer membrane protein assembly factor BamE, which yields MMKITTLAATLLLAACATRPAPLPGETADVVQAKLGKPTSIYVDPDGAARSLEYATGPMGQYTWMARLGSDGRLTAYEQVLTGEKFATLKVDQATKEQVLRTIGRPAERSRVAMQNYEVWSYRYKEAGVWNSMMHVHFDEQGVVRQMMNGPDPMYEPRERSPW from the coding sequence ATGATGAAAATAACAACGCTGGCCGCCACGCTGCTGCTGGCGGCGTGCGCCACCCGCCCTGCCCCGCTGCCGGGCGAGACAGCCGATGTGGTCCAGGCCAAGCTTGGCAAGCCGACGTCCATCTATGTCGATCCCGATGGCGCGGCGCGCTCGCTCGAATACGCGACGGGGCCGATGGGCCAGTACACGTGGATGGCACGCCTTGGTTCCGATGGGCGCCTGACGGCCTACGAGCAGGTGCTGACTGGCGAAAAATTTGCCACGCTCAAGGTCGACCAGGCCACCAAGGAGCAGGTATTGCGGACGATCGGTCGCCCTGCCGAACGCTCGCGCGTGGCGATGCAAAACTACGAGGTGTGGTCGTATCGCTACAAGGAGGCTGGCGTCTGGAACTCGATGATGCACGTTCACTTCGACGAACAGGGCGTCGTGCGCCAGATGATGAACGGGCCGGACCCGATGTACGAGCCAAGGGAACGCAGCCCCTGGTAG
- the rpsO gene encoding 30S ribosomal protein S15: MTVETLNKAAIIADNARGEKDTGSPEVQVALLTARINDLNGHFKAHQKDHHSRRGLIMMVNRRKSLLSYLKNKDLNRYRDLIAKLGLRK; encoded by the coding sequence ATGACCGTAGAAACTCTGAACAAAGCCGCGATTATCGCGGACAACGCACGCGGCGAAAAAGACACCGGTTCGCCAGAAGTGCAAGTTGCACTGCTGACCGCACGCATCAACGACCTGAACGGCCACTTCAAGGCCCACCAGAAAGATCACCACTCGCGTCGTGGTCTGATCATGATGGTCAACCGTCGTAAGAGCCTGCTGTCGTACCTGAAGAACAAGGATCTGAACCGTTACCGCGACCTGATCGCCAAACTGGGCCTGCGTAAGTAA
- the pnp gene encoding polyribonucleotide nucleotidyltransferase: MFNKVTKTFQYGQHTVTLETGEIARQASGAVVVSVEDTVVLATVVARKDAKPGQDFFPLTVDYLEKTYAAGKIPGGFFKREGRPSEKETLTSRLIDRPIRPLFPEGYLNEVQVIIHVLSVNPEIDPDIPAMIGASAALCIAGIPFSGPIGAARVGYANGQYILNPTTTELKTSQMDLVVAGTETAVLMVESEAKQLSEEIMLGAVVFGHDQMKVVIDAIHDLVAEGGKPEVEWAPAPKNEELIARIGELAGAKVRDAYQTREKSARQQKLKSLSSEVMADLNAAGVTADAGDVGNILFDMEAKVVRSQILEGEPRIDGRDTRTVRPISIRSSVLPRTHGSALFTRGETQALVVATLGTARDSQKIDALMGEYTDSFMMHYNMPPFATGETGRVGTPKRREVGHGRLAKRALIAALPDPEDFSYSVRLVSEITESNGSSSMASVCGGCLALMDAGVPMKSHVAGIAMGLIKEGGKFAVLSDILGDEDHLGDMDFKVAGTAAGITALQMDIKIQGITKEIMQVALAQAKEGRHHILGEMQKAMPTVKTELSDFAPRLITIRINPEKIRDVIGKGGAVIRALTEETGTQIDISDEGVVTIASVDAAAGQEAKRRIEELTASVEVGKTYDGTVLKLLDFGAIVQVMPGKDGLLHISQIANERVNAVADYLKEGQQVRVKVLETDERGRLKLSMKAADPVEGAAV, translated from the coding sequence ATGTTTAACAAAGTTACGAAAACCTTCCAGTACGGTCAACACACTGTCACCCTGGAGACGGGCGAAATCGCGCGCCAGGCAAGCGGCGCCGTCGTGGTGTCGGTCGAAGATACCGTCGTGCTGGCAACCGTGGTCGCACGCAAGGATGCCAAGCCGGGCCAGGATTTCTTCCCGCTGACCGTCGACTACCTCGAGAAAACGTATGCTGCGGGTAAAATCCCGGGCGGTTTCTTCAAGCGCGAAGGCCGTCCTTCCGAAAAAGAAACGCTCACCTCGCGCCTGATCGACCGTCCAATCCGTCCGCTGTTCCCGGAAGGCTACCTGAACGAAGTCCAGGTCATCATCCACGTGCTGTCGGTCAACCCTGAAATCGATCCGGACATCCCTGCGATGATCGGCGCGTCGGCCGCCCTGTGCATCGCCGGCATCCCGTTCAGCGGCCCGATCGGCGCCGCGCGCGTCGGCTACGCGAATGGCCAGTACATCCTGAACCCGACCACCACCGAGCTGAAGACCTCGCAGATGGACCTGGTCGTGGCGGGTACCGAAACCGCCGTCCTGATGGTCGAGTCGGAAGCCAAGCAACTGTCCGAAGAAATCATGCTGGGCGCCGTCGTGTTCGGCCACGACCAGATGAAAGTCGTGATCGATGCGATCCACGACCTGGTCGCCGAAGGCGGCAAGCCGGAAGTCGAATGGGCGCCGGCGCCAAAGAACGAAGAGCTGATCGCCCGTATCGGCGAACTGGCTGGCGCGAAAGTGCGCGATGCATACCAGACCCGCGAAAAATCGGCGCGTCAGCAAAAGCTGAAGTCGCTGTCGTCCGAAGTGATGGCTGACCTGAACGCCGCTGGCGTGACGGCAGATGCTGGGGACGTCGGCAACATCCTGTTCGACATGGAAGCCAAGGTCGTGCGTTCGCAGATTCTCGAAGGCGAGCCACGCATCGACGGTCGCGACACCCGCACCGTGCGTCCGATCTCGATCCGTTCGAGCGTGCTGCCACGCACCCACGGTTCGGCCCTGTTCACCCGCGGCGAAACGCAGGCGCTGGTCGTTGCCACGCTGGGCACCGCCCGCGACAGCCAGAAGATCGATGCGCTGATGGGCGAGTACACCGATTCGTTCATGATGCACTACAACATGCCTCCGTTCGCCACCGGCGAAACCGGCCGCGTCGGTACGCCGAAGCGCCGCGAAGTCGGCCACGGCCGTCTGGCCAAGCGCGCGCTGATCGCTGCGCTGCCGGATCCGGAAGACTTCAGCTACTCGGTGCGCCTGGTCTCGGAAATCACCGAGTCGAACGGTTCGTCGTCGATGGCGTCGGTCTGCGGCGGCTGTCTGGCACTGATGGACGCCGGCGTGCCGATGAAATCGCACGTGGCCGGTATCGCCATGGGCCTGATCAAGGAAGGCGGCAAGTTCGCCGTGCTGTCGGACATCCTGGGCGATGAAGATCACCTGGGCGACATGGACTTCAAGGTGGCAGGTACTGCAGCAGGCATCACCGCGCTGCAGATGGACATCAAGATCCAGGGCATCACCAAGGAAATCATGCAGGTGGCACTGGCGCAAGCCAAAGAAGGCCGTCACCACATCCTGGGCGAAATGCAGAAGGCCATGCCAACCGTGAAGACCGAACTGTCGGACTTCGCGCCACGCCTGATCACCATCCGCATCAACCCGGAGAAGATCCGTGACGTCATCGGCAAGGGCGGCGCTGTCATCCGCGCGCTGACCGAAGAGACCGGCACCCAGATCGACATCAGCGACGAAGGCGTGGTCACGATCGCGTCGGTTGACGCTGCTGCCGGCCAGGAAGCCAAGCGCCGCATCGAAGAGCTGACCGCATCGGTCGAAGTGGGCAAGACCTACGACGGCACCGTGCTGAAACTGCTGGACTTCGGCGCGATCGTGCAAGTCATGCCAGGCAAGGATGGCCTGCTGCACATCTCGCAGATCGCCAACGAGCGTGTCAACGCTGTTGCCGACTATCTGAAAGAAGGCCAGCAAGTGCGCGTCAAGGTCCTCGAGACCGACGAGCGCGGTCGTCTGAAGCTGTCGATGAAGGCGGCTGATCCGGTCGAAGGCGCAGCGGTGTAA
- a CDS encoding ABC transporter ATP-binding protein/permease, producing MTDHTQTLDEGTPRGIPGNTKKKRRGPPLSVAAWKQFVSVAKPYWLGDERKLAWLLLALLIVLMLVETKLAVMLNDQAGELTSALAGKDRNRFWGAVQACLIVLAFAVPIYAFYYYMRDLFANKWRRWLTRRFLDGYVGGRKYYELGSNQEIDNPDQRICEDVNTFTGRSVHFMLIFLGSLMQLVAFSAVLWSISHVLVAVLVGYALLGTIIALVVFGNPLIHLNFWQLRREADFRFSLIRLRENAESIAFYGGEAQERAHIDSKFNKVIHNFSRLIKKQRALNLFQRTFSQLTLVLPFVILADAVLSGELEVGRAVQAAGAFTAVLAAVGVIVDNFESLSRFVAGIGRLQTLSMHVMPEPPAGNPCDTQARITRTPGDHLALESLTLCPPQSDRVLIKDLTLSLKPGDALLINGDSGCGKSSLLRAIAGLWHKGSGVIHHPPREDFFFLPQQPYLQPGTLRSQLIYPSTRTSLSDAQLTDILEQVHLPYLAGRVGGLDAVLDWEKLLSIGEQQRLAFGRVLVHEPAIVILDEATSALDSANESSLYKRLRDKGTTLVSVAHRAGVLRHHTHVLWLTGDGGWEVHAAADYQFDVPVPARSGAQEAQPVPQSAQPVPQSRASVLVG from the coding sequence ATGACGGACCATACACAGACGCTTGACGAGGGAACGCCACGCGGCATTCCAGGCAATACGAAGAAAAAGCGCAGAGGCCCGCCCTTGTCGGTGGCGGCATGGAAACAGTTTGTCAGCGTCGCCAAGCCGTACTGGCTGGGCGACGAGCGCAAGCTGGCCTGGCTGCTGCTGGCGCTGTTGATCGTGCTGATGCTGGTGGAAACCAAGCTCGCCGTGATGCTCAATGACCAGGCCGGCGAGCTGACGTCGGCGCTGGCCGGCAAGGACCGCAACCGCTTCTGGGGCGCGGTCCAGGCTTGCCTGATCGTGCTGGCGTTCGCCGTGCCGATCTACGCGTTCTACTACTATATGCGCGACCTGTTCGCGAACAAGTGGCGGCGCTGGCTGACGCGACGCTTTCTCGATGGTTACGTAGGCGGCCGCAAATACTACGAGCTGGGCTCGAACCAGGAGATCGACAACCCCGACCAGCGTATCTGCGAGGACGTGAACACGTTCACCGGCCGCTCGGTCCACTTCATGTTGATCTTCCTGGGGTCGCTGATGCAGCTGGTGGCGTTCAGCGCCGTACTGTGGTCGATCTCGCACGTGCTGGTGGCCGTCCTGGTGGGTTACGCGCTGCTGGGCACGATCATCGCACTGGTGGTGTTCGGCAATCCGCTGATCCACCTGAATTTCTGGCAGTTGCGGCGCGAAGCCGATTTCCGTTTCAGCCTGATCCGGCTGCGCGAGAATGCCGAGTCGATCGCCTTCTATGGCGGCGAAGCGCAGGAGCGCGCGCACATCGACAGCAAATTCAACAAGGTCATCCATAATTTTTCGCGCCTGATCAAGAAGCAGCGCGCGCTCAATCTGTTCCAGCGCACCTTCAGCCAGCTCACGCTGGTGCTGCCATTCGTGATCCTGGCCGATGCCGTCCTGTCGGGCGAGCTCGAAGTGGGGCGCGCGGTCCAGGCGGCCGGTGCGTTTACGGCGGTGCTGGCGGCGGTGGGCGTCATCGTCGACAACTTCGAGAGCCTGAGCCGCTTTGTCGCGGGCATCGGCCGGCTGCAGACCCTGTCGATGCATGTGATGCCCGAGCCGCCGGCCGGCAATCCGTGCGACACGCAGGCCCGCATCACGCGCACCCCTGGCGACCATCTGGCACTTGAATCACTGACCTTGTGCCCGCCGCAGTCCGACCGCGTGCTGATCAAGGACCTGACGCTGTCCCTGAAGCCGGGCGACGCGTTGCTGATCAACGGCGACAGCGGCTGCGGCAAGAGCTCGCTGCTGCGCGCCATTGCCGGGCTCTGGCACAAGGGCAGCGGGGTAATTCATCATCCGCCGCGCGAGGATTTCTTCTTCCTGCCGCAGCAGCCGTATCTGCAGCCGGGCACGCTGCGTAGCCAGCTCATCTATCCAAGCACCCGCACCTCGCTGAGCGACGCGCAGCTGACCGACATCCTCGAGCAGGTGCATCTGCCGTACCTGGCCGGACGCGTTGGGGGCCTGGACGCCGTCCTCGACTGGGAAAAGCTGCTGTCGATCGGCGAGCAGCAGCGCCTGGCGTTCGGCCGCGTGCTGGTGCACGAGCCGGCCATCGTGATCCTGGACGAGGCCACCAGCGCGCTCGACAGTGCCAACGAATCGTCGCTGTACAAGCGCCTGCGCGACAAGGGCACGACGCTGGTGAGCGTCGCGCACCGCGCCGGCGTGCTGCGTCACCATACGCACGTGTTGTGGCTGACGGGCGACGGCGGCTGGGAAGTGCATGCCGCGGCCGATTATCAGTTCGATGTGCCGGTGCCTGCGCGCAGCGGTGCACAGGAAGCGCAGCCTGTACCGCAGTCAGCGCAACCTGTACCGCAGTCGCGTGCGAGCGTGCTGGTCGGTTAA
- a CDS encoding TolC family protein, with translation MKHRLTPPLAAFAMACALASIGLPLAAQAAPMAAAVAVPLQPLTLDAAIALALRLNPTLRAAGQEVAAQQGALTQAGARPNPELELLREGTRGDSRTTTALLTIPVELGGKRAARIDAARHEGQLAALALNAEQARVRADVIAAFHDVVSALARERMSQELVNLAGRALDAAGKRVDAGTLSPVEQTRARVAQGSARIEALQAARALEAARIQLAALWAGDARGLVVVEPEAVTLPVLPPLDRLLAQLDAAPGMRHAKVNIEHRQALARLEQARRTPDISVIVGAQREGPDARNRTVLGLSVPLPLFNRNDGAVLDALRRVDKAQDEQDAQAARLRAELGQAHARLGTALAECALIATDILPGAQDAQRAASRGFELGKFGLIDVLDAQRVLAQSTYQYLNAVAESHRAQADIARLLGQAAVQENP, from the coding sequence ATGAAACACCGTTTGACACCGCCGCTGGCGGCGTTCGCCATGGCGTGCGCGCTGGCCTCCATTGGCCTGCCACTTGCCGCCCAGGCCGCGCCCATGGCTGCCGCCGTGGCCGTACCCCTGCAGCCCTTGACGCTCGACGCCGCCATCGCGCTGGCCCTGCGTTTGAATCCGACGCTGCGCGCGGCCGGCCAGGAAGTCGCCGCGCAACAGGGCGCACTGACCCAGGCCGGGGCGCGGCCCAATCCCGAGCTCGAGTTGCTGCGCGAGGGCACGCGGGGAGACAGCCGCACGACCACGGCGCTGTTGACCATTCCAGTGGAACTGGGCGGCAAGCGCGCCGCGCGCATCGATGCGGCGCGCCACGAAGGCCAGCTGGCGGCGCTGGCGCTGAACGCCGAGCAGGCGCGCGTGCGCGCCGATGTGATTGCCGCGTTCCACGACGTCGTGTCTGCGCTGGCGCGCGAACGCATGTCGCAGGAACTGGTGAATCTCGCTGGCCGCGCGCTGGATGCCGCCGGCAAGCGGGTCGATGCCGGCACCCTGTCGCCCGTCGAGCAGACCCGCGCCCGTGTGGCGCAGGGCAGCGCGCGCATCGAGGCGCTGCAGGCGGCGCGCGCGCTGGAGGCAGCGCGTATCCAGCTCGCAGCGCTGTGGGCGGGTGACGCGCGCGGACTCGTGGTCGTCGAGCCCGAGGCTGTCACGCTGCCCGTGCTGCCGCCGCTCGACCGGTTGCTGGCACAACTGGACGCCGCACCCGGCATGCGCCATGCCAAGGTGAACATCGAGCACAGGCAGGCGCTGGCCCGGCTCGAACAGGCGCGCCGCACGCCGGACATCAGCGTGATCGTCGGCGCCCAGCGCGAAGGGCCCGATGCCCGCAACCGCACCGTGCTGGGCCTGTCGGTGCCGCTGCCGCTGTTCAATCGCAACGATGGCGCCGTCCTGGATGCGCTGCGCCGCGTCGACAAGGCGCAGGACGAACAGGATGCGCAAGCTGCCCGCCTGCGCGCTGAACTGGGCCAGGCCCATGCGAGACTTGGCACAGCGCTGGCCGAATGCGCGCTGATCGCGACCGACATCCTGCCGGGTGCGCAGGACGCGCAGCGCGCCGCCAGCCGCGGCTTCGAGCTTGGCAAGTTCGGCCTGATCGACGTGCTCGACGCCCAGCGCGTACTGGCGCAATCCACCTACCAATACCTCAATGCCGTCGCCGAGAGCCATCGCGCGCAGGCCGATATCGCACGCCTGCTGGGACAGGCAGCCGTGCAGGAGAACCCATGA